A single Saccharolobus shibatae B12 DNA region contains:
- a CDS encoding cytochrome b: protein MVDEQKAGLFDRFMKWLDDRLGIYGHTLRPAPRYAYSIDYWLGGLVLSAFILEVITGALVALYYTPSDPYTSTTYLISKVPYGALLFSLHSWGAYAMVFLLLVHMTRNFFVGAYRQPREIMWVVGAGLAGLTLTEAYLGYSLPYNLISWVATTTGLNLFSYMPLNLGYLISLFTVVNPDQPGIMSGVDPLVQRFFVFHWIVGGLILALIGLHLYIFEKHGITPPVSQVKPGYPELIDEYQDKIRSDPKWELQPLMRSIGMVIMIFLLTFGAIFLIAGAIPFNIAITGGTPKYIMPAFNPVEAAQTPPVPDWYFLFIYFFYKAVSPTNASLIFLGWVIVTVLFPFIEEYIFRHKAPHPALRPASIAIGSGFIVSFIVNSVWAALTPGRDIGPIGAEVDGIIFLVCFAVIWPLLRYVAQPRVLARWQSSPLTDGGIVIEYKERRILSGLAVLLINTSILGGLIYSLYEVSVLSNNPIINQFLIGQFLGVSLVLFSISIFINMVMGIGKSQNI, encoded by the coding sequence ATGGTAGATGAGCAAAAGGCTGGTTTATTCGATAGATTTATGAAATGGTTAGATGATAGGTTAGGAATTTATGGGCATACTTTAAGACCTGCGCCTAGATATGCTTACTCGATAGATTATTGGCTGGGAGGGCTGGTATTATCAGCGTTCATACTCGAAGTAATAACTGGTGCTTTAGTTGCACTTTACTATACGCCAAGCGATCCATACACGTCAACCACTTATTTAATAAGTAAAGTACCTTACGGTGCCTTATTATTTAGTCTTCATAGCTGGGGAGCTTACGCCATGGTCTTCTTATTGTTAGTTCACATGACCAGAAACTTCTTTGTAGGAGCTTATAGACAACCAAGAGAAATAATGTGGGTGGTTGGAGCTGGATTAGCTGGCTTAACATTAACTGAGGCTTATTTAGGATATTCACTACCTTACAACTTGATTTCATGGGTTGCAACAACTACTGGGCTGAACTTATTCTCATACATGCCACTTAACTTAGGTTATCTAATTTCGCTATTTACTGTAGTAAATCCCGATCAACCCGGTATAATGTCTGGTGTGGATCCTCTAGTGCAAAGATTCTTCGTGTTTCACTGGATAGTAGGTGGATTAATACTAGCGCTTATAGGACTACATCTTTACATATTTGAAAAACATGGCATAACTCCACCAGTATCTCAAGTTAAGCCCGGCTACCCCGAGCTGATAGACGAATACCAGGATAAGATAAGGTCTGATCCCAAATGGGAACTTCAACCATTAATGAGGTCTATAGGGATGGTGATAATGATATTCCTACTAACCTTTGGTGCGATATTTCTGATAGCCGGAGCGATACCATTTAACATTGCTATTACCGGTGGTACTCCTAAATATATAATGCCTGCATTTAACCCAGTGGAAGCTGCGCAAACTCCACCAGTCCCTGATTGGTACTTCCTATTCATTTACTTCTTCTACAAGGCAGTAAGTCCAACTAATGCCTCTCTAATATTCCTAGGCTGGGTTATAGTTACTGTGCTATTTCCATTTATTGAGGAATACATATTTAGGCATAAGGCTCCACACCCAGCATTAAGGCCAGCGTCTATTGCAATAGGTAGTGGTTTTATTGTGAGCTTTATAGTTAATAGTGTTTGGGCGGCTTTAACACCTGGAAGAGATATTGGACCGATAGGAGCTGAGGTTGACGGTATTATTTTCCTAGTTTGTTTTGCAGTGATTTGGCCATTATTAAGATATGTTGCTCAACCTAGAGTGTTGGCTAGGTGGCAGAGTTCTCCATTAACTGATGGAGGTATAGTAATTGAGTATAAGGAGAGGAGGATATTAAGTGGGCTAGCAGTACTGTTAATAAATACCTCGATACTAGGTGGGCTAATATACTCTCTATATGAGGTGTCAGTACTCTCAAATAATCCAATAATTAACCAATTTTTAATAGGTCAATTTTTAGGTGTTTCTTTAGTTTTGTTTTCAATCTCGATTTTCATAAATATGGTGATGGGGATTGGAAAAAGCCAGAATATTTGA
- a CDS encoding cytochrome c oxidase subunit II has translation MEKARIFELSTIVFAIVILTVLGVFSDIYLNSINTGAYLSTTQRQDAIPIKVIGMQYAWEFVYPNGTTTTDELVLKANQTYLLEITSKDVIHAFYIPQLGFKFEAIPGYVYDFYIVVNKPGVYDIWCAEFCGPGHYLMKGTLIVVG, from the coding sequence TTGGAAAAAGCCAGAATATTTGAATTATCAACCATAGTGTTTGCAATTGTAATTTTAACAGTCCTAGGTGTTTTTTCAGATATCTATCTAAATTCAATTAATACTGGAGCTTATCTATCAACTACTCAAAGACAAGATGCTATTCCAATTAAAGTAATAGGTATGCAATATGCCTGGGAGTTCGTATATCCTAATGGTACTACTACAACCGATGAATTGGTATTAAAGGCTAATCAGACCTACTTACTCGAAATCACTTCTAAGGATGTAATTCACGCATTTTATATACCACAATTAGGGTTTAAGTTTGAAGCAATACCGGGATATGTATATGATTTCTATATAGTAGTCAATAAGCCTGGAGTGTATGATATATGGTGTGCGGAATTTTGCGGTCCCGGGCATTACTTAATGAAAGGAACCTTGATAGTGGTGGGCTAA
- a CDS encoding quinol oxidase subunit 2, translated as MSSNKTLTPKDYALWIVTILAFFFFFLWIGDFGNLSYLTQSPITTYVQTLWSVTYIAAGGVFAVFMGSIVFLSVKFRATSGVQTTRRAVNTINYYYVALILDLLFAIIVTYEMFIMSTYQFITGVLASADLLLFASIIYLVYKLYYQE; from the coding sequence ATGAGTTCTAATAAGACACTTACTCCTAAAGATTATGCGCTGTGGATTGTTACGATATTGGCATTCTTCTTTTTCTTTTTATGGATAGGAGATTTCGGAAATTTATCGTATCTTACACAAAGTCCAATAACAACATATGTGCAAACATTATGGAGTGTAACTTATATAGCGGCCGGTGGTGTTTTTGCAGTTTTCATGGGGAGTATAGTGTTCTTATCAGTTAAATTTAGAGCTACATCGGGAGTTCAAACTACTAGAAGGGCAGTAAACACAATAAACTATTACTACGTTGCATTAATTTTGGATTTATTATTTGCAATTATAGTAACATATGAAATGTTTATCATGTCAACCTATCAATTTATAACTGGTGTACTAGCTTCAGCTGATTTGTTACTTTTCGCGTCAATTATCTACCTTGTTTATAAATTGTATTATCAAGAATAA
- a CDS encoding cation:proton antiporter has protein sequence MDYGLLSLMLLFTLLFAFILTRLKVSPVIAYLLGGLIAFNYFHFDFNSSYFEILNFLALNLLAFEIGTSFDISRAKELFRRAIGIALTELILILLISYFIGLYLLHLDPFGSLFLVMASIDTSTSILYKIAGNKLAKNDRDLLIAVASVEDVEVFFLYSIAIAINGSFNFFRTFFVVLEVFIASLIIYAFAKYFLTGLSIFKLTSLEDESILILLPIVLVFVFEYISQVTQVPTTLTMILAGIAFSSVSGSEKIIKYTAPIREFALIFFFLSVGSYLKITTAITTFILISFIILVIKYFSFSTASWVTGTTFVKAFTNGLYMLPLSEFGIIVSLQAIQQGVDIAIVYYISVVVVLVSSIIASILAVRVNVLQRVVGLVYSRSYFLRQLDSTIVWLNKTLNSSLSPILRSVVFRGFVKMFLYLILPYVLFPIINSLVTSIIDPINNLILQYVLYAGEIAIALFLLYLFLSEGSRLYSTINNQILVKIAKIRSRLFREFWFGLTSFSSTFYSVILTIVYITFEIIPLLYNFPIRLMFIPLLVSLYFIYRYRVPPITFTRISNKNGEKLVKLSVKVIKRMRKKRRPKEISRIIHS, from the coding sequence ATGGATTATGGATTATTGAGCTTAATGTTACTTTTTACCTTACTATTTGCATTCATCTTAACTAGGTTAAAGGTCTCACCAGTTATTGCTTACCTTTTAGGTGGGCTAATTGCTTTCAATTATTTTCATTTTGATTTTAACTCCTCGTATTTTGAAATACTGAACTTTCTAGCCTTAAACTTATTGGCATTTGAGATCGGTACGTCCTTCGATATTTCAAGAGCTAAGGAGCTATTTAGAAGGGCTATAGGAATTGCATTAACCGAGTTAATACTCATCTTGCTAATCTCTTATTTCATTGGCCTTTATTTACTCCATCTAGATCCCTTTGGTTCACTATTTCTCGTAATGGCCTCAATAGATACTAGTACTTCCATTCTATACAAGATAGCTGGAAATAAACTTGCCAAGAATGATAGGGATTTGTTAATAGCAGTTGCCTCAGTAGAGGATGTTGAAGTTTTCTTCTTATATTCTATTGCAATAGCCATTAACGGTTCCTTTAACTTTTTCAGAACATTTTTTGTAGTCCTAGAAGTTTTCATAGCTTCCCTAATTATTTACGCGTTTGCGAAGTATTTTCTAACCGGATTATCGATATTTAAACTCACTAGTTTGGAAGATGAGAGCATTTTGATATTATTGCCAATCGTTCTAGTATTTGTATTCGAGTACATTTCACAAGTTACTCAAGTTCCAACTACCTTAACCATGATCCTAGCTGGTATAGCTTTTTCATCAGTTAGTGGTAGTGAGAAGATAATAAAATATACTGCACCCATAAGGGAATTTGCTTTGATTTTCTTTTTCCTTTCAGTGGGGAGTTATTTGAAAATTACTACGGCCATAACTACGTTTATTCTAATATCCTTCATAATTCTTGTAATAAAGTATTTTTCATTCAGTACGGCATCTTGGGTTACAGGGACTACTTTCGTTAAGGCGTTTACTAATGGTCTATACATGTTGCCATTAAGCGAATTCGGAATAATAGTATCGTTACAAGCTATACAACAAGGTGTGGATATTGCCATAGTCTACTACATCTCGGTAGTAGTAGTATTAGTGTCCTCAATCATTGCATCAATTTTAGCTGTAAGAGTAAACGTTCTTCAAAGAGTTGTTGGTCTAGTTTATTCCCGTTCATACTTTTTAAGACAGCTTGATTCCACAATAGTATGGCTTAACAAGACGCTTAACTCAAGTCTCTCACCAATATTGAGATCAGTGGTGTTTAGGGGATTTGTGAAGATGTTTCTATATTTAATTCTACCTTATGTACTATTTCCTATCATAAACAGTCTAGTAACGAGTATAATAGATCCCATAAATAATTTAATTCTACAATATGTGCTTTACGCAGGAGAAATAGCCATTGCTCTTTTCCTTCTATATTTGTTTCTATCAGAGGGCTCACGATTATATTCTACAATCAATAATCAAATTTTAGTTAAAATAGCCAAGATAAGGAGCAGACTATTTAGGGAGTTCTGGTTTGGACTAACTTCATTCTCTTCAACCTTCTATAGTGTAATACTTACCATTGTCTATATTACTTTCGAAATAATTCCTCTACTATACAACTTCCCCATAAGACTTATGTTCATCCCTCTCCTAGTAAGCTTATACTTCATATATAGATATAGGGTTCCTCCCATAACCTTTACGCGTATAAGTAATAAAAATGGAGAGAAATTAGTAAAGCTTAGTGTGAAAGTTATCAAAAGAATGAGAAAAAAGAGGAGGCCCAAGGAAATATCAAGAATAATACATAGTTAA
- a CDS encoding DUF929 domain-containing protein: protein MNRRNLITAIIGIIVIITGVIVYATHFVVSAQPIPAGKFIKISNVDLAPKGKVIIVEQSWYGCPVGAAASWAIYDVLQHYGNLSYKLWYSDPYRTPANIPGLLFTNFTSNSIVDFYIAYVYNEYLNASYNGTPIPQNELVPVGEQIIKEEYTQMGLPSQVAQYIIQYETQVPIQQYGEPSAFYGKPSHLNFAILISGPNGTYIVTTPIVNPTVLEGYTPSYVLNNLDQFPQIIQASQMIQNTILEAAGPLAGECPTI from the coding sequence ATGAATAGAAGAAACTTAATTACAGCAATAATAGGAATTATTGTAATAATAACTGGGGTTATTGTATATGCTACTCATTTTGTAGTGTCTGCTCAACCAATTCCTGCTGGGAAGTTCATTAAGATAAGTAATGTTGACTTAGCCCCAAAGGGTAAGGTGATAATAGTGGAGCAATCTTGGTATGGCTGTCCGGTAGGTGCTGCGGCATCTTGGGCAATATATGATGTTTTGCAACATTATGGTAATTTAAGCTATAAACTATGGTACTCTGACCCATACCGTACCCCAGCTAATATTCCAGGGTTGTTATTCACTAATTTTACGAGTAATTCTATAGTAGATTTTTATATAGCATATGTTTATAATGAATATTTAAATGCCTCATATAATGGAACGCCAATACCTCAAAACGAATTAGTTCCGGTTGGTGAACAGATAATTAAAGAGGAATATACGCAAATGGGTCTACCATCTCAAGTAGCTCAGTACATTATCCAGTACGAAACGCAAGTACCAATACAGCAGTATGGAGAGCCTTCAGCGTTTTATGGTAAACCATCACACTTGAATTTTGCAATATTAATCTCTGGTCCAAATGGTACTTACATTGTGACTACACCAATAGTTAACCCCACAGTTCTTGAAGGATATACGCCGAGTTACGTTCTCAATAATTTAGATCAGTTTCCACAAATCATTCAAGCATCTCAAATGATACAAAATACCATACTAGAAGCTGCGGGACCATTGGCTGGAGAATGCCCAACAATTTAA
- a CDS encoding class I SAM-dependent methyltransferase: MSMFNNTHPEFMRIGITIENVDTRYKPLMRMGISIDEMIYLARRLYPLIRDGKRILDLACGNGLITVILSRLMSDAEFHAVDDWKKVSRNDLIRNIEIDKARITLGEFKDQLTLSYQDTYFDSVYSVMFLSNIGKDGRVKISDEVYRVLKEKGKFVVIDTLVFKGKIKKDLEHKFKLDWYGEENGFSFFVWSK, translated from the coding sequence ATGAGCATGTTTAACAATACCCATCCAGAATTCATGAGAATTGGAATTACAATAGAAAATGTTGACACTAGATATAAGCCATTAATGAGAATGGGGATATCCATTGACGAGATGATTTACCTTGCAAGGAGATTGTATCCATTAATAAGAGATGGAAAAAGGATTTTAGATTTAGCCTGTGGAAATGGTCTAATTACAGTGATCTTATCAAGGTTGATGAGTGATGCAGAATTTCACGCAGTCGATGATTGGAAAAAGGTCTCTAGAAATGATTTAATTAGAAATATTGAGATTGATAAAGCTAGGATAACGTTAGGAGAGTTTAAAGATCAACTCACTTTATCATATCAAGATACTTATTTTGACTCTGTATATAGTGTAATGTTTCTATCAAATATTGGTAAAGACGGTAGAGTTAAGATAAGTGATGAGGTTTATAGAGTGTTAAAAGAGAAAGGAAAGTTTGTAGTTATCGATACTTTAGTATTTAAAGGCAAAATAAAGAAGGATTTGGAACATAAGTTCAAATTAGATTGGTATGGAGAGGAGAACGGATTTTCGTTCTTTGTTTGGAGCAAATGA